The Cellulophaga sp. L1A9 genome window below encodes:
- a CDS encoding TrkA family potassium uptake protein, with protein sequence MNKLTKIARMKIIVIGLGNFGMAAAINLSNTNNEVIAVDIDPEKITQIKDQVAHAVAFDAKKELVYNSLPLKNTDLVIIAIGDRNGTAIISTAIIKKLTKAKIIARASSPIEDTILQAMGVDQIIHPEREFAEKFTKTINLDGSIDNFEVDEDHLVSEIELPKDLIGVSILESKFRENYELNIITIIRKQKKKNILGSIYIKKDVLGTPDPSTILQEGDILVVFGKDKNIKRLLK encoded by the coding sequence ATTAATAAATTAACCAAAATAGCTCGCATGAAAATAATAGTAATTGGACTTGGGAATTTTGGAATGGCAGCTGCCATCAATCTATCAAATACAAATAATGAAGTGATTGCGGTAGATATTGATCCCGAAAAAATTACTCAAATAAAAGATCAAGTTGCTCATGCGGTAGCTTTTGATGCTAAAAAGGAATTGGTTTATAATTCGCTACCCCTTAAAAATACAGATCTAGTAATTATAGCCATTGGAGATAGAAACGGTACAGCTATTATAAGTACCGCTATTATAAAAAAATTAACCAAAGCAAAAATAATTGCGCGGGCCTCATCCCCTATTGAAGACACCATTCTTCAAGCAATGGGTGTAGACCAAATTATACATCCAGAACGAGAGTTTGCTGAAAAATTTACAAAAACTATTAATTTAGATGGGAGTATTGATAATTTTGAGGTGGATGAAGATCATTTGGTTTCAGAAATTGAACTTCCAAAAGATCTAATCGGTGTCTCTATTTTGGAATCTAAATTTAGAGAAAACTATGAATTAAATATTATCACCATCATTAGAAAACAAAAAAAGAAAAATATCTTAGGAAGTATCTATATTAAGAAAGACGTATTAGGAACACCAGACCCGAGTACCATATTACAGGAAGGCGATATCCTAGTAGTTTTTGGTAAAGACAAAAACATAAAGCGCCTATTAAAATAA